AATCATTATGCAGATTAAGGCAAGTCTGGGTAAAACGCGGCAAGGGGGGCAGTTTTTTGCTCCCTGCGGCGTGGGCGGAAAAGTATTGTGGCAGGTTTGAATTCAGCAAATCCGGCGGGTTGGGCGTTATTTTTGCAGCGAAGTCAGACCGTCAAGAATTGTCCACGGATTGGGAGGGCAGCCGGGAATGTACAGATCCACGGGCAGCAGTTCGCTCACGCCTCGGTTGCACTGATCACTCTCGCGGAACAGCCCGCCGGAAATGGCGCAGGCCCCCACGGCAATAACAATGCGCGGCTGAGGAGTCGCCTTGAAGGTATCAAGCAGGGCCAGCCGCATGTTTTCCGAAACCGGGCCGGTTACGGCAATACCGTCAGCATGGCGGGGCGAGGCCACAAAATCAATGCCAAAGCGTCCAAGGTCAAACACCAGAGTGGTGAGCACGTTGCTGTCGGCCTCGCAGGCGTTGCAGCCTGCGGCGCTGACCTGCCGCAGCTTGAGCGAGCGGCGGAACAGGGAAAACCGGGGCGGCGTGGGCTGCTCTGCGAAAGGCTGACCGGGAGCCACCAGCAGGCCCTCGCGGGTAAAGGACGCCATGCGGTGCTGCCCGGTAAAGGTAAAGGCACCCTTGGGGCAGGCGGCACGGCATGCGCCGCAAAAGGTGCAGCGCCCCATGTCCAGCGTGGGGGTGCCGTCTTCCGCGCCAGCGGTGGGCAGCAATGCGCCAGCGGGGCAGGCCGCGTAGCAGGCGCGGCACGAGCCGCAGGAAACCTGCGCAAGCTCTGGCCTGCCCAGATACCTGGGCGAGAGCGTAGGCTGGCGATTGGGGTAATCCAGGGTGCGGTATTTCTGGTGCAGGCGTTCCTTGATAATACGCAGCATGTCAAAGCCTCACAGATCGTGTCCGCAATACGAGAGATTGAAACTCTTGTTGCAGAGCGGGAAGTCGGAAATCTGGTTGCCGCGCAGGGCCATGGCAAGGCCGGACCAGTTGTGGAACGAAGGGTCAATGGCTTTGTAGGCCAAAAATTTTCCGTCAGGCCCTGTCACTGCCACATGGCAGATTTCGCCGCGCCAGCCCTCAACCTGCGATACGGCGAGGGTATCGGGCGGAAGGGACGCAAGGGCTTCGGCGTCTGGCTGTTCCGCACGGGGCGGCAGGTTGGCGAGAGTGGAAAGATCCGCCTCGAGCAGGCGCAGGGAATCGTCAATCTCCTTGCTGCGCACGAGGGTGCGGGCCAGAACGTCGCCCGTTGTTTCAACACGCGGCGCGCAGTCTCTGGTGGGCAGATCGGCAAGGGGAAAGTGGAAACGCGCGTCAACCTTGAGCCCGCAGGCCCGTGCGGCCATGCCCACCAGGCCGAGATTCTGGGCGCTTTCCCTGCTGACGTAGCCCGTACCCGTGAGGCGCTCAAGCACGCTCTCGGTATGCAACATCACATCCACAGCGCCGCGCACGTCTCGTCCTGCCGCCTTGATGCGCGCAAGCATGTCTGCGCAGCCGTCCGCGTCAAGATCGTAGGCCGTGCCGCCGGGGCGCAGCAGCCCCCGGCCAAACCGGTTGCCGCACAGGCAGGCCGTGGTGTTGAGAAAATCACCGCGTATGCGGCCATTCCACGAGGCTGTGGGCAAAAAGCCCGTATCCCCGGCAATGGCCCCAAGGTCGCCCGTGTGGTTGGCAAGGCGCTCAAGTTCAAGGCCCACCCGCCGCAGACGGTGAGCGCGCGGGCCGACAACGCAGCCTGCAAGGCGTTCGACCAGTACGCAATGGGCCGTGGCATGGCCTATGGTTGTATCGCCTGCGGCGCACTCCAGCAGGGGCAGACAACGGGCAAGCGGGCCGCGCACAAGCATGCGCTCAAGCCCACGGTGTTGATAGCCCAAGGCAATCTCAAGGTTCAGCACATTTTCGCCGTGGCACTGAAAGCGGAAATGCCCCGGCTCAATAACCCCGGCATGTACGGGGCCAACGGCAACCTCATGAATTTCTTCGCCTTCAACTCTGTAGAAGGGATAGGGCTGGGCAGCCTGGCCAGGCGCTGCGGCAAGCGAGCCGCCTTCGGCCTGTGTTCTGGCATTGGCTTCGGCAGCGTCCGGGATGCGGCGCACAGGCTTGAGCCAGGGATGCCCCTCGGGCCGGATGCCCCATTGTTCAAATATTTCGCGTTCAAACAGATGTGTCTGAGGCGTGGCGGGCGTCATGGAAGCATAGGACTGCAAGGGGGCGGTGCGCATGGCGGCAAGATAGTGCGAACTGTCCTGAGCCAGCACGCAGCACAATCCCGCAGGGGCGTTTTCGTCCGAAGATTCCGGCAGGCCGAGCAGGGCCAGCAGACGCCAGCCTTCGGCAATGTAGCGGCGCACAAAAGCTCCCAGTTCTTCAACAGAAACAGGGGGCATGCCCGACAGCGGCACGGTATCGCGGTAATCGAATAGCATCGGCCCTCTCACCGTTGGCAGCGCAAAACCCGGCGGGTTTTGGCATCAGCCTTTGGCGTTTACGCGCCTATGAGCGCAGCGGCGCGGTTAAGAAAATTCCACAGCCAGTCGGGAATCCACAGGCCCAGAGTCAGCACGGTCAGCCCCAGCACCAAAGGCGGCAGGACGCTCAGCACAGGCTCGGAGTTTGCGGGCGGCAGATCCACAGGGCGGTTGCCCTGCACCATGCGCAGTACCGACACGGAAAGCCCCACAAATATTATGGCTAGCAGCACCAGATATCCGGCGGAAAGCCAGGGCAGGTCTGCCGCCAGCATGCCCTTGAAGATGAGCAGCTCGCTGACAAAAAGCCCAAATGGCGGCGACCCGGCCACAGCCAGAAATCCGGCTGTCCACAGGGCCGCCGTGGCGGGCATGGTCCAGCGCATGCCGTGCACGTCGTAGCTGGAATAGGTGTGGTAGCGGGCAAGAATGTTGCCAGAAAGCAGAAAAAGCATGCACTTGGTGAGCGAATGGCAGACCGCATGCAGCATTGCGCCGGGCACAGCCACGCCGCCCACGCCTATGCCCAGAGCCAGAATGCCCATGTGCTCAACGCTGGAATAGGCCAGCATGCGCTTGTAGTGGCCTTGCCCCACAATAAAGATGGCGGCTGTCATGAGCGAAAGAATGCCGAAAAACATGAGCATGCCACCCGAAAGCCCGCCAAGCCCCGCAGCCAGCATGATCTGGTGCCCGCGCAGCATGCCCAGCATGGCGCAGTTGAGCAGCGCGCCCGAAAGCAGGGCCGAAACCAGCGAAGGTGCCTGACTGTGCGCATCGGGCAGCCAGTTGTGCAGTGGGGCGAGGCCCATCTTGGTACCGTAGCCCACCAGCAGAAAAACAAAGGCCGCCTTGAGCCATGTGGGTTCGGCAAGGGCCGCGTTACGCACAAACCAGCCCACCTGATCCATGCCGTCTGCTGCGCCAGTGGCGCCTTCCGCACCGTGGAACGACACGGAAAGCAATATGTTGCCCAGAAGAGCCAGGGCAATGCCCACGGAGCATATGATCAGGTACTTCCAGGTGGCTTCCAGCGAACTCTTGTGACGGTGAAAATAAATGAGCTGTGCGCTGGAAAGCGTGGTCGCCTCAATGCCCACCCACTGCGCGCCCATATGCGGCGTGATGGTCACAAGCGTCATGGCCCCGAGAAAAAAGCACAGGCAGGCTGTGAAGCGGCGCTCCGGCGCATTGGTGAAGCGCCCGTGATCCAGAATATTGGTGTGCTCGCCGATGCGTTCTTCTTCCCGCAGGTAATGTACGGCATAGAACGACGCGGCAAGAAACAGCAGACTCGCCAGCATCAGAAACAGCACGCCCAGAGCATCCGGGGCCAGCAGGCCGCCAAGTTCAGAGGGGGTTTCTCCGCGCGCGACCTTGACGGCAATTGCGGCGGCAAGGGCTGTGTGCGCCAGTGCCGTGAGCGGCAGGCCGAGGCGGCAGATGACGGCGCGGCCCCAGAGCAGCATGATGCAGCCTGCGCACAGGGGTATGAAAAGAAGTGCTGTCAGCATGCGCTCGTCCTAATCCCTGAGGCTGCGGAACCGCGCCACGTCAATGGAGGCGAAGGAATCGCTGATATGGTTGATGGCTATGCCCATAACAAACACGGCCACAAAAACGTCCAGCAGGAGGGCCAGTTCAAACCACACCGTGCCGCCTGTCATGAGCGGTGCGCCCAGCAGAAAGATGCCGTTTTCCGCCACCAGATAGCCGATGACCTGGGTGATGGCCTTGATGCGCCCCACAATGAGGATAAATCCGCAGAATAATGTTGCCAGCCCTGTGGGCAGCAGCAAAGGCGGATAAAGCCCCAGCGGCATGACCAGCTTGCCGTCCAGCCAGATGGAAAATACCAGACCGGCCATGCCTGCCAGTACGCCAAAACCCACGCGGCGGGCAGGGCAGATCAGGGCATCAGCGGGCAGCCGTTTTTGGGTGCGCCACAGCAAACCGGGCAGCAAGGCACCCTTGATCAGCAATACGGCCCCGGCCAGCAGAGCGTGGTCAAGGCTCAGCAGCAGGGCTGCCAGCAATACGCCCTGGAAGGCGGTCAGCCGCGTCATGCCCGCAACGCGGCGCGTCCCGAGCAGCAGAAAATTGCTCAATACCAGAAGGAAAAGACAGGACTGCAAAAGCGTGGTCATGGCAACCTCGCCTGGGTCAAAATAAGCGTGAGCATGCCCATGCCCGCTGCTGCGCCCAGCAGGTACGGCACACGCTCCATGCGCAGACGGGCCATAATGGATTCCACAATGCCCACAACCACGGCCAGCAGCAGCACAATGCCAAGGCGTACGCCCAGTTGCTCCCACAGGGGCAGCGCAGGAGTGATCAGACCCGCTATCAGCGCGGCGAAAAACCACAGCTTGAGGGCCGCGCCGTAAAGTATCAGGGCCAGATTGGGGCCGGAATGGTCAAGCACCATGACCTCATGGATCATGGTCAGTTCAAGGTGCGTGTTGGGGTCGTCCACCGGGATGCGGCAGTTTTCCACCAGCAGCAGCACAAAAAAGATCACGGGCAGGAGCAGCAGTTCGCCCTTGCCTGTCAGCCATGCCCCGGCGGTCTGCCCGCCAAACATGGTGGAGAGGCTGAAGGCTGTTTCAGTACCGTGCCCAAGGCCGAGGCACAGACTCGTGAGCACCATGAGCGCAAGAAAAAATACGGGTTCCGCGAGGGCGGAGAATGTGGCCTCGCGGCTTGCGCCCATGCCTTCAAATGCCGAGCCTGTGTCCAGCGCGCCAAGCATGACGGCAAAGCGCCCCATGCCCAGCAGATAGGCTGCCAGCACAAAATCGCCCGCAAAGGCCAGAGGCGAAACCGCGCCGCCGAGGGGCAGCAGGGCCAGCGCGCAGATTGCGCCTGCCAGGGATATGGAGGGGGCGGCGGCAAATATCCATGTGGATGTGCGGCTGATCACCTCGCCCTTGCGCAGCAGCTTGGCGATATCATAGTAGGTTTGCAGCACAGGCTTGCCGTGGCGTCCGGCAAATTTGGCCTTGACCCGGTTGATGATGCCGGGCAGCAGGGGGGCCAGAATCAGGGACAGGGCAAACTGCGTAAGATAGACTGCAAGCCCGGCTTTCATGAGTGCAGCCCCCACACAAGCAGAGCCACCAGAGTGGCGAGAATGTACAAAATATACAGGTGGATTTTGCCGTGCTGGATAACTTTGCAGGCATTGCACAGGGTTTCCACCGCCGTAAACAGCGGCGTAAACAGGCCGCTGCGCAGGCGGTCGGGCGCAGTGACGCCCAGTTGGCCCCCCTTGGGGAACAATCCTTCATCCAGTTGCAGGCGTGTCTTGAGGCCCATGACCGGAGCAAAGATTTTTGCCGTGGGTTCGGAGAAAGCCGCGTCCGTATACTGGATGCGTGCAGATCCGCCCTGAAAGCCGCAACCCCATGTGGGCATGGATTCCACAGTGCGCTTTTTAAGCAGGCAGCGGCGAACAAAAAGGATAATCAGGGCCAGTCCAAGCCCGGCTCCGCCGATTTTTGCCACGGCTGCAAGGCTTGCATGCGCCTGCGCCAAGCCAGCCAGACCAGCTTGCTGAAATGCCGGGGGCAAGGGCAGGGCGCTTTGCGCCGCCCCTGCTGCCAGATCAAAAAAACAGGGGGCAGCCAGACCGCCCGCCAGACACACGGCGGCGGGCAGGGTAAGGGGCCAGAGTGTGCGCCAGGAAAGCGGATGCACGCTGGCGGCAAAGCCGGAACGCGGCTCGCCCAGAAAAGCGATGCCATAGGCCTTGGCGTACAGGGCTGCCGCAAGGCCGCTGATGCAGGCAAGACCCGCCAGAGCCAGCAGCAGGCCTACCTGACGCTCCACGCCAAAAAGCGCGGGGCCGTCCAGCAGGGAAAGCCCCATCACGAGTTCACCCGCAAATCCGTTAAAAGGCGGCAGGCAGGCAATGGCCGCTGCGCCTATGGCAAAGGCCGCGCCAAGCAGGGGCAGGCGTTTTTGCAGTCCGCCCAGATGCTGCATGCGCACGGTTCCTGTGGCGTGCAGCACTTCGCCTGCGCACAGGAACAGCAGCCCTTTGAATGCAGAGTGGTTGAGCATGTGCAACAGTGCGCCGGAAAATCCCAGAACAGCAATCCACGCATTGCCGCAGCTCTGGCCAATGAGTCCTGCACCCAGCCCCATGACCATCAGGCCCATGTTTTCCACGCTGGAATAGGCGAGCAGCCTTTTGAGGTTGCTTTGGGCCGTGGCTTTTAAAATTCCCATGAGGCCGGTGGCAAGGCCCAGCAGAAGCAAAGTCCAGCCCCACCATTCGGGTGTCGCGCCCGCAGGGGCCAGCATGCCCACGCTACGGATCATACCGTAAAATCCCGCATTGATCATGGCCCCGGAGAGCAGGGCCGAAACATGGCTTGGCGCGGCAGGGTGCGCTTCGGGCAGCCATACATGCAGGGGCGCAAGCCCCGCTTTGGCTCCAAAACCGACCAGAGCCAGCACAAACAGCACCGTGAGCAGGCCGGGGCCGGAATAGCCTTGCGCCTGTTC
The window above is part of the Desulfovibrio desulfuricans DSM 642 genome. Proteins encoded here:
- a CDS encoding 4Fe-4S dicluster domain-containing protein, whose protein sequence is MLRIIKERLHQKYRTLDYPNRQPTLSPRYLGRPELAQVSCGSCRACYAACPAGALLPTAGAEDGTPTLDMGRCTFCGACRAACPKGAFTFTGQHRMASFTREGLLVAPGQPFAEQPTPPRFSLFRRSLKLRQVSAAGCNACEADSNVLTTLVFDLGRFGIDFVASPRHADGIAVTGPVSENMRLALLDTFKATPQPRIVIAVGACAISGGLFRESDQCNRGVSELLPVDLYIPGCPPNPWTILDGLTSLQK
- a CDS encoding NADH-quinone oxidoreductase subunit C; amino-acid sequence: MLFDYRDTVPLSGMPPVSVEELGAFVRRYIAEGWRLLALLGLPESSDENAPAGLCCVLAQDSSHYLAAMRTAPLQSYASMTPATPQTHLFEREIFEQWGIRPEGHPWLKPVRRIPDAAEANARTQAEGGSLAAAPGQAAQPYPFYRVEGEEIHEVAVGPVHAGVIEPGHFRFQCHGENVLNLEIALGYQHRGLERMLVRGPLARCLPLLECAAGDTTIGHATAHCVLVERLAGCVVGPRAHRLRRVGLELERLANHTGDLGAIAGDTGFLPTASWNGRIRGDFLNTTACLCGNRFGRGLLRPGGTAYDLDADGCADMLARIKAAGRDVRGAVDVMLHTESVLERLTGTGYVSRESAQNLGLVGMAARACGLKVDARFHFPLADLPTRDCAPRVETTGDVLARTLVRSKEIDDSLRLLEADLSTLANLPPRAEQPDAEALASLPPDTLAVSQVEGWRGEICHVAVTGPDGKFLAYKAIDPSFHNWSGLAMALRGNQISDFPLCNKSFNLSYCGHDL
- a CDS encoding proton-conducting transporter membrane subunit is translated as MLTALLFIPLCAGCIMLLWGRAVICRLGLPLTALAHTALAAAIAVKVARGETPSELGGLLAPDALGVLFLMLASLLFLAASFYAVHYLREEERIGEHTNILDHGRFTNAPERRFTACLCFFLGAMTLVTITPHMGAQWVGIEATTLSSAQLIYFHRHKSSLEATWKYLIICSVGIALALLGNILLSVSFHGAEGATGAADGMDQVGWFVRNAALAEPTWLKAAFVFLLVGYGTKMGLAPLHNWLPDAHSQAPSLVSALLSGALLNCAMLGMLRGHQIMLAAGLGGLSGGMLMFFGILSLMTAAIFIVGQGHYKRMLAYSSVEHMGILALGIGVGGVAVPGAMLHAVCHSLTKCMLFLLSGNILARYHTYSSYDVHGMRWTMPATAALWTAGFLAVAGSPPFGLFVSELLIFKGMLAADLPWLSAGYLVLLAIIFVGLSVSVLRMVQGNRPVDLPPANSEPVLSVLPPLVLGLTVLTLGLWIPDWLWNFLNRAAALIGA
- a CDS encoding hydrogenase-4 component E; translated protein: MTTLLQSCLFLLVLSNFLLLGTRRVAGMTRLTAFQGVLLAALLLSLDHALLAGAVLLIKGALLPGLLWRTQKRLPADALICPARRVGFGVLAGMAGLVFSIWLDGKLVMPLGLYPPLLLPTGLATLFCGFILIVGRIKAITQVIGYLVAENGIFLLGAPLMTGGTVWFELALLLDVFVAVFVMGIAINHISDSFASIDVARFRSLRD
- a CDS encoding respiratory chain complex I subunit 1 family protein gives rise to the protein MKAGLAVYLTQFALSLILAPLLPGIINRVKAKFAGRHGKPVLQTYYDIAKLLRKGEVISRTSTWIFAAAPSISLAGAICALALLPLGGAVSPLAFAGDFVLAAYLLGMGRFAVMLGALDTGSAFEGMGASREATFSALAEPVFFLALMVLTSLCLGLGHGTETAFSLSTMFGGQTAGAWLTGKGELLLLPVIFFVLLLVENCRIPVDDPNTHLELTMIHEVMVLDHSGPNLALILYGAALKLWFFAALIAGLITPALPLWEQLGVRLGIVLLLAVVVGIVESIMARLRMERVPYLLGAAAGMGMLTLILTQARLP
- a CDS encoding proton-conducting transporter membrane subunit yields the protein MFLFITAIGILAATAALCALLAVRPPSKATGRAANAAGVIGAFAGCFVGLCALSSGPWAGQESLRLPLALPVGSCALGMDALSRLFLLPVFGLGFVCAASGGIALRHEEPERHNLAAHWFFFHMLLIGLALVMTARDAVLFMLAWEIMSLAPFFLIDFNDGDSKVRDASWVYLVAAHLGAVALMAFFTLLWQVTGDTSLDALQGGAVLARVLEQAQGYSGPGLLTVLFVLALVGFGAKAGLAPLHVWLPEAHPAAPSHVSALLSGAMINAGFYGMIRSVGMLAPAGATPEWWGWTLLLLGLATGLMGILKATAQSNLKRLLAYSSVENMGLMVMGLGAGLIGQSCGNAWIAVLGFSGALLHMLNHSAFKGLLFLCAGEVLHATGTVRMQHLGGLQKRLPLLGAAFAIGAAAIACLPPFNGFAGELVMGLSLLDGPALFGVERQVGLLLALAGLACISGLAAALYAKAYGIAFLGEPRSGFAASVHPLSWRTLWPLTLPAAVCLAGGLAAPCFFDLAAGAAQSALPLPPAFQQAGLAGLAQAHASLAAVAKIGGAGLGLALIILFVRRCLLKKRTVESMPTWGCGFQGGSARIQYTDAAFSEPTAKIFAPVMGLKTRLQLDEGLFPKGGQLGVTAPDRLRSGLFTPLFTAVETLCNACKVIQHGKIHLYILYILATLVALLVWGLHS